The Christiangramia flava JLT2011 genome has a segment encoding these proteins:
- the rsgA gene encoding ribosome small subunit-dependent GTPase A — MQGTVYKSTGSWYTVKGENGQFYECRIKGKFRIQGIKSTNPVAVGDQVLFELEKDVEAGTGVIKKIQNRENYIVRRSVNLSKQTHIIASNIDQVFLLVTLNNPPTLTTFIDRFLVTAEAYHIEAVLLFNKVDSYSIEELAEVKYLAELYRNVGYECIGISAKNGKNVDKVREKMTGKTSMISGHSGTGKSTLINAIEPGLNLKTSEISEQHQQGQHTTTFAEMFDLSFDARIIDTPGIKGFGVVDMEREEIGNYFPEFFELKQDCKFHNCLHLEEPKCAVKEALENDEIAWSRYKSYLQIMEGDEDNYRIDQYQK; from the coding sequence ATGCAGGGAACTGTTTATAAATCTACGGGTAGCTGGTATACGGTGAAAGGCGAAAATGGCCAATTCTATGAATGTAGGATCAAAGGAAAGTTTCGTATTCAGGGAATCAAAAGCACCAATCCCGTGGCGGTGGGCGACCAGGTGCTCTTTGAGCTGGAAAAAGATGTAGAGGCAGGAACCGGTGTGATCAAAAAGATCCAAAACCGGGAGAATTATATCGTTCGTCGTTCTGTAAACCTGTCCAAGCAAACCCATATCATCGCTTCAAATATTGACCAGGTTTTTCTACTTGTTACGCTAAATAATCCGCCAACGCTTACCACTTTTATCGACCGTTTTTTGGTTACTGCGGAAGCTTATCATATTGAAGCTGTTTTGCTATTTAATAAAGTTGATAGCTATAGCATTGAAGAGCTTGCCGAGGTAAAATACCTGGCAGAATTGTACCGGAATGTAGGATATGAATGTATCGGGATTTCGGCCAAAAATGGGAAGAACGTGGATAAAGTCCGAGAAAAGATGACTGGTAAGACCAGTATGATCTCCGGGCATAGCGGTACGGGAAAATCAACGCTGATCAACGCAATTGAGCCGGGACTGAATTTAAAAACTTCAGAAATTTCAGAGCAACATCAGCAGGGACAACATACCACGACTTTTGCGGAAATGTTCGACCTGAGTTTCGACGCCCGGATCATCGATACGCCGGGAATCAAAGGTTTCGGAGTGGTAGACATGGAACGGGAAGAGATCGGGAACTATTTCCCGGAATTTTTTGAATTGAAACAGGATTGTAAATTCCACAACTGTCTTCACCTGGAAGAACCGAAATGTGCCGTTAAAGAAGCGCTCGAAAATGACGAGATTGCCTGGTCTCGATATAAAAGTTACCTCCAGATCATGGAAGGTGATGAAGATAACTACCGAATTGACCAATATCAGAAATAA
- a CDS encoding nucleotide pyrophosphohydrolase yields the protein MDLKNAQIAVDNWIKEHGVRYFNELTNMAQLTEEVGEVARIIARRYGEQSEKESDKNKDLGEELADVVFVVLCLANQTGVDLEEAFNKKLDLKTKRDHDRHQNNQKLQ from the coding sequence ATGGATCTAAAGAACGCACAGATAGCGGTAGATAACTGGATTAAGGAACACGGGGTGCGCTACTTCAATGAGCTCACCAATATGGCCCAGCTTACCGAAGAAGTTGGCGAAGTCGCCAGGATCATCGCGCGTCGCTACGGCGAGCAGAGTGAGAAAGAAAGCGACAAAAATAAAGACCTGGGAGAAGAACTTGCAGATGTGGTCTTTGTGGTGCTTTGCCTGGCAAACCAAACGGGAGTTGATCTGGAAGAAGCTTTTAACAAGAAGCTGGACCTTAAAACAAAGAGAGATCATGACCGTCATCAGAATAACCAAAAACTGCAATAA
- the dtd gene encoding D-aminoacyl-tRNA deacylase — protein sequence MRAVVQRVSEASVTIEGKIHSQIADGLLILLGIEEVDDTEDIAWLCRKIANMRIFGDEQNAMNLSLKDIDGEAIIVSQFTLHASTKKGNRPSFIKAARPEVAQPLYEAFISSFENELGKPCGTGLFGADMKVNLLNDGPVTILIDSKEKS from the coding sequence ATGCGTGCCGTAGTACAAAGAGTTTCAGAAGCTTCCGTAACGATTGAGGGAAAAATTCATTCCCAAATTGCTGATGGTCTATTGATCTTATTAGGTATAGAAGAGGTTGACGATACGGAGGATATCGCCTGGTTGTGCAGGAAAATTGCCAATATGCGCATTTTTGGAGATGAACAAAATGCGATGAACCTTTCCCTGAAAGATATTGATGGGGAAGCGATAATTGTGAGTCAGTTTACGCTACATGCCAGCACGAAAAAAGGAAATCGTCCAAGCTTTATCAAAGCCGCCAGGCCCGAGGTGGCACAACCGCTCTACGAAGCATTCATCAGTAGTTTTGAAAACGAATTAGGGAAACCGTGCGGAACCGGACTTTTTGGTGCTGATATGAAGGTAAATCTTTTAAATGATGGCCCCGTAACGATTCTAATAGATTCTAAAGAAAAAAGTTAA
- a CDS encoding DUF3857 domain-containing protein: protein MNKLQFLIVFLLVGGMTHAQNYKFGKVSEEEVAEKEHPKDKNADAAVLYKYERVYYDYVPNTGFQLVKEVEERIKIYNKDGFDWATKEIKTFKDGTKKEDVSRIKGSTYNLENGKMVEVKLDKDAVIDEESNRFRNTTKFTMPAVKEGSVLEYKYTVFSPFIGNMDDTYLQYPVPINKLYVTVSIPEFFIFGKYLNNKAPLYIPVKEGKEYFKFGNMDYLQNTYLIEEENIPALKEESHVDYLRNYAAILKWELQMLKFPNQPLENLSTTWEGVVKTIYNDHGISREVNRTGFFEEELDPIISKISDPQKKAQAVFNFVKQKMGWNSYIGYNSDLGTKKAYKEGQGNTADVNLMLTAMLKYAGLQSHPVLVSTPANGIPLFPTRNGFNYVVSSVEINGKLFLLDATDPSASIGELPKRARNWQGRLIREDGSSDWVNLNPNYMSSKITRFNLKFEDGQIVGKHFLTMDGLHAKNYRSSHAGEKADDLLNATAEARNDCEISEFDVKNLDAVGAEVTENYSFTTYAGKEQIGDKIYFKPLMFETMNENPFKSEERIYPIFFDFPSRNKKTINIMVPEGFEVVSVPESQIVKLKDNAGEFRYIVNKSGNFIRVESELSMAQTVFNPADYEYLKKFYDNMIKKQNETIVLGKISEDGSKERTDSGR from the coding sequence ATGAACAAGTTGCAATTTTTAATCGTTTTTCTTCTGGTAGGGGGAATGACGCATGCCCAGAACTATAAATTTGGAAAAGTTTCCGAAGAAGAAGTTGCTGAGAAAGAACATCCAAAAGACAAGAATGCTGATGCTGCGGTGCTTTATAAGTACGAGAGGGTTTATTATGATTACGTGCCAAATACCGGTTTTCAGCTGGTAAAGGAGGTGGAAGAGCGCATCAAGATCTACAATAAGGATGGTTTTGACTGGGCCACCAAAGAGATCAAAACTTTCAAGGATGGAACTAAAAAGGAAGATGTTTCCAGGATCAAGGGGTCTACTTACAACCTGGAAAACGGGAAAATGGTGGAGGTCAAATTGGATAAAGATGCGGTAATTGATGAGGAATCAAACAGGTTTCGCAACACGACCAAATTTACCATGCCGGCCGTAAAAGAAGGCAGTGTCCTGGAGTACAAATACACCGTTTTTTCTCCATTCATCGGGAATATGGACGATACATACCTGCAATACCCGGTGCCGATCAATAAATTATATGTAACGGTAAGTATCCCGGAGTTTTTCATCTTCGGAAAATATTTGAACAATAAAGCCCCATTGTATATCCCGGTAAAAGAAGGCAAGGAATATTTCAAATTTGGGAATATGGACTACCTTCAGAATACCTATTTGATCGAAGAGGAAAATATTCCGGCGCTGAAGGAAGAGTCACACGTGGATTATCTTCGGAATTATGCGGCGATCCTGAAATGGGAACTGCAAATGCTGAAATTCCCGAACCAGCCTTTGGAAAATCTTTCCACCACCTGGGAAGGCGTGGTAAAAACCATTTATAACGATCATGGAATAAGCCGGGAAGTGAACCGAACCGGTTTTTTTGAAGAAGAACTCGACCCGATCATCTCCAAGATTTCAGATCCTCAGAAAAAAGCACAGGCCGTTTTCAATTTTGTCAAGCAAAAGATGGGCTGGAATAGTTACATAGGCTACAATTCTGATCTTGGGACCAAGAAAGCTTATAAAGAAGGCCAGGGGAACACGGCAGATGTGAATTTAATGCTTACCGCTATGTTAAAATATGCCGGACTTCAGTCGCATCCCGTGCTGGTAAGCACTCCGGCAAATGGCATTCCTTTGTTTCCAACCCGAAATGGGTTCAATTACGTGGTCTCTTCCGTAGAGATCAACGGTAAGTTATTTTTGCTGGATGCCACCGATCCTTCTGCGAGTATCGGCGAACTTCCAAAAAGAGCACGTAACTGGCAGGGGAGGCTCATTCGCGAAGATGGCTCGTCAGATTGGGTGAACCTGAATCCCAATTACATGTCTTCTAAAATCACTCGTTTCAACCTGAAATTTGAAGATGGACAGATCGTTGGAAAACATTTTCTTACGATGGATGGGCTGCATGCTAAGAATTACCGTAGTTCCCACGCAGGGGAAAAAGCTGATGACCTGCTGAATGCGACGGCCGAGGCTAGGAATGACTGTGAAATTTCAGAATTTGACGTGAAAAACCTGGATGCGGTAGGAGCGGAAGTCACCGAAAATTACAGTTTTACGACCTATGCCGGTAAAGAACAAATTGGCGATAAGATCTATTTCAAGCCGCTGATGTTTGAAACCATGAATGAAAATCCGTTTAAATCAGAAGAGCGTATCTACCCTATTTTCTTCGATTTTCCGTCGCGGAATAAGAAAACCATCAATATCATGGTTCCGGAAGGTTTTGAAGTAGTTTCCGTTCCGGAAAGCCAGATCGTAAAACTGAAGGATAACGCCGGGGAATTTCGCTATATCGTGAACAAATCTGGTAATTTCATCAGGGTAGAATCAGAATTATCCATGGCGCAGACTGTTTTCAACCCGGCAGATTATGAGTACCTGAAAAAGTTTTATGATAACATGATCAAAAAACAAAATGAAACCATAGTTTTGGGTAAAATATCTGAAGATGGATCTAAAGAACGCACAGATAGCGGTAGATAA
- a CDS encoding DUF3857 domain-containing protein: MRNIFLCLLLVSSAAFSQNYPVDHISPELLENADAVIRNYQRDVFIENIDEKKVITRRVVTVLNQAGERYVQAYEVYDKSDDIEEQELFVYDSNGQEIEHIKQKDFRDESAYASFILYSDNRVSYFDYMPRRYPYTVEYISETVTPNTIFIREWEPLEGYRVSTEKSTASIHYPEGISLRWKSRNLENYDIQVDSVGKELKFQAKNIASLQRETYTPSFSTFAPRISVSMNQFYLEGVEGEAQDWKQFGKWMYDNLVEGLDELPQSTVQKMTSLVADAQSEEEKIRRIYQFVQDNTRYIAVMYGIGGWKPFTAREVDDLGYGDCKALTNYTKALLKTQGIESYYTVIYGGNKRDIEPDFARMQGNHVILNVPRKDSADFWLECTSQKVPFDYMGDFTDDRFALLIKPEGGEIIKTKVYQPEDNLQAIDCKIQLAANGGFQANFTRTSRGVPYGEVFRMVDYTDKEVKEFYRDDWKKIQNIQFENYEFENDREQIVFTEKINFSGERLATSAGSRLLVPLNFIQQSSIASGSGKTRKLPMQISRGKSFQDHFEFTLPENFVVEALPESTEFEAEFGKFSISITAHDHSVIEVERHLQINQGDWPASKYQEFRKFINKVNHLNNLKAVIVEKTKT, from the coding sequence ATGCGTAATATTTTTTTGTGCCTGCTGCTGGTTAGCAGTGCTGCTTTTTCCCAAAATTATCCTGTTGATCATATTTCACCAGAACTTCTAGAAAACGCTGATGCCGTTATTCGAAATTATCAACGCGATGTATTCATTGAGAATATTGATGAAAAAAAGGTCATTACCAGGCGGGTGGTGACAGTGTTGAACCAGGCGGGAGAGCGCTATGTACAGGCTTATGAGGTTTATGATAAGTCTGACGATATTGAAGAGCAGGAATTGTTCGTGTATGATAGCAATGGCCAGGAAATCGAGCACATCAAACAAAAGGATTTCCGGGATGAAAGCGCGTATGCCTCTTTTATTTTATATTCAGATAACCGGGTAAGTTATTTTGATTATATGCCACGGCGTTATCCGTATACTGTGGAATATATTAGTGAAACCGTTACGCCGAATACCATTTTCATCCGGGAATGGGAACCTTTGGAGGGATACCGGGTCAGCACCGAAAAAAGTACGGCTAGCATTCACTACCCTGAAGGAATTTCACTCCGCTGGAAATCCAGGAATCTGGAAAATTATGATATTCAGGTAGATTCTGTTGGGAAGGAACTGAAATTTCAGGCAAAAAATATTGCCAGTTTACAACGTGAAACATATACACCCTCATTCAGCACCTTTGCACCTAGAATTTCTGTTTCCATGAACCAGTTCTACCTGGAAGGCGTGGAAGGGGAAGCGCAGGATTGGAAGCAGTTCGGAAAATGGATGTATGATAACCTGGTAGAAGGGCTGGATGAATTGCCGCAGTCTACCGTTCAGAAGATGACCAGTCTGGTGGCCGATGCCCAGTCAGAAGAAGAGAAAATCCGCCGTATCTACCAGTTTGTGCAGGACAATACGCGTTATATCGCCGTGATGTACGGAATTGGCGGCTGGAAACCCTTTACCGCTCGGGAAGTGGATGATCTGGGTTACGGTGATTGTAAGGCCCTTACCAATTACACGAAGGCTTTGCTGAAAACCCAGGGAATAGAATCTTATTACACGGTGATCTACGGCGGAAATAAGCGCGATATTGAACCCGATTTTGCGCGCATGCAGGGAAATCATGTGATCCTGAATGTGCCTCGGAAAGATTCTGCTGATTTTTGGCTGGAGTGTACAAGCCAGAAAGTGCCTTTTGATTATATGGGCGACTTTACCGATGATCGTTTTGCACTATTGATCAAACCTGAAGGCGGCGAGATCATTAAAACGAAAGTCTATCAGCCCGAAGATAATCTCCAGGCTATTGATTGCAAGATCCAGCTGGCAGCCAATGGTGGGTTCCAGGCCAATTTTACCAGGACGAGCCGCGGAGTTCCGTATGGAGAAGTCTTCCGGATGGTGGATTATACCGATAAAGAGGTCAAGGAATTCTACCGCGATGACTGGAAAAAGATCCAGAACATCCAATTTGAGAATTATGAATTTGAGAACGATCGTGAGCAGATCGTTTTTACGGAAAAGATCAACTTCAGCGGGGAAAGACTCGCCACCAGTGCCGGTTCCCGACTGCTGGTGCCACTCAATTTTATTCAGCAGAGTTCGATCGCTTCCGGTTCCGGAAAAACCAGAAAACTGCCGATGCAGATCAGCCGCGGGAAAAGTTTTCAGGATCATTTTGAATTTACATTGCCAGAGAATTTTGTGGTGGAAGCCCTACCGGAAAGCACAGAATTCGAAGCGGAATTTGGCAAATTTTCGATCAGTATCACCGCTCATGACCATTCCGTCATCGAAGTGGAGCGCCACCTGCAGATCAACCAGGGTGACTGGCCAGCATCGAAATATCAGGAATTCCGCAAGTTTATCAATAAAGTTAATCACCTCAATAATTTAAAAGCGGTGATCGTCGAAAAAACTAAAACCTAA